CGTCCTTCTCCGGGTCGTAGGCCCAGCCGCCGTAGGTGGCCATCTTGCCCGGGGCCGGGATGCTGATCGAGCCGGCGACGGTGCCGGCGTGGACCTCGTCCACGGGGCGGGTGTCCACGAAGGTGACCCTGTCCTGCTCGAGGTCGCGGGCGACGTCGTCGATCGCCAGCTCCGGCAGCGGGGCGCGGTCGCCCATGACGGCCGGGCCGTCCCGGTTCTCGCGCTTCATGCGGCCGAAGTAGGCGTGGGCGTCCGGCTGGCCGTCCAGCAGCTCGTCCACGAAGCCCTGCTCGTCGTCGTTGGCGAGGTACGTCCCCCACCAGGAGTAGAGGCGCTCGTAGCCGACGGTGGAGGACGGGATGGCGCCGAGGGCCTTGCCGCAGGCGCTGCCCGAGCCGTGGGCCGGGTAGACCTGGACGTGGTCCGGCAGGGTCAGGAACTTCTCCTTGAGGCTGCGGAACAGGTCCTTGGCGCCGCCGAAGCGGGTGTCCACGCCGCCGGCGGCCTCGTCCAGCAGGTCCGGGCGGCCGAGGTCGCCGGAGAAGACGAAGTCACCGGTCAGCATGTAGCCCGGCTTGTCGCTGAAGGCCCCGTCCGTGACGAGGAAGGACAGGTGCTCGGGGGTGTGGCCGGGGGTGTGGACGGCCTGGACCGTGATGTTGCCGATCGTGATCGTGTCGCCGTCGTGGAGCAGGTTGGCCTCGAAGCCGTAGGTCCAGTCGGGGCCGCCCTCGCCGGAGACGTACATCGCGGCGCCGGTCTTGGCGGCGAGCTCGCGGGTGCCGGAGAGGTAGTCGGCGTGGATGTGGGTCTCGGTGACCGCCACGATCTCCATGCCGTTCTTGGCGGCCAGCTCCAGGTAGGGGGTGAGGTCGCGGCGGGCGTCCACCACCACGGCCGTGCCGTTCTTCTGGCAGCCGATGAAGTAGCTGGCCTGGGCGAGGTCCTCGTCGTAGATCCGTTCAAGCAGCATGGGGTCTCCTTCGTTGGGTTCCAGATACCCCCGCGGGTATCCGTTCTGGGTCGAGAGTAATACCTCTGGGGGTATGTCGCAAGTACCTCGGGGGGTATCCCGGGATGCGGTATGCTGGTCAACAGATACCCCCTGGGGTATATTCCGGAAGGTGCCGACGGACGTGTCCGGTCCACCTCCGACCCTATGACCGACGAGAAGGAGAACTCATCATGTGCCAAGCGGTGACCTGCAGGAAGTGTGGCAGGACCACGTGGGCCGGCTGCGGCAACCACGTGGACCAGGTGATGCGCCGGGTGCCGGCGGCCGAGCGCTGCACGTGTGGGCAGCAGGGCGCGGCCCGCGCGGCCGACGCCCCGTCCGCCGGGGTGTCGGGTGGCGCCGGCGCGTCCGGTGGCGGCTGGCTCGGGCGGCTGTTCGGGCGCTGAGGTGGCACGGCGAAGGCCGGGCCCGCCCACGGGGGTGATCCGTGGGTGGGCCCGGCCTTCGCCGTCGCTGGGCGCGGGGTGCGCGGCTCGCACGCTGGGCGCGGGGTGCGCCGGGGTGCGAGTGGAGAGGTGTCAGGAGATGACGGCGAAGCCGCCCGTCCAGGAGACCTTCTCCGCCGCGGCCAGGGAGATCTGCAGGAAGCCGAGGGCCTCGAGCTCGCGGGCGCGCTTCAGGGCGCCGGCGTCGATCGCGCGCAGCCCGGAGGAGGTGACGACCTGGGCCAGGGTCTCCTTGGCCCGGGCGTCGTCCCCGGCGATGAGCACGGTGGTGGGGTCCTCGCCCACGGTGCCGGAGGCGAGGGTGCCCGCGAAGGTGGTGTTGAACGCCTTCAGGACCGCGGAGGACGGCAGGGCCGTGGCCAGCTCGGCGGCCGCCGAGGAGTCGGCGGGGACGGTCAGGGAGTCGAAGGTCTGGAAGTCGACCGGGTTGGTCAGGTCCACCACGACCTTGCCCGCGAGCTGCTCGCCGCGCTCGGCGACGATCCCTGCGAGCGCCGGGTAGGGGACCGCCAGGACGACGATGTCGCCGGTGACGGGCTTGTCGCCGTCGGAGCTGCCGAAGGACTCGACGGCGTGGCCGCCCTGGGCGAAGCGGGACGAGAGGGTCTGGCCCATGTTGCCGGTGCCGATGATGCTGATGCGTGCCACGGTGTTCTCCTAAAGATAGGGATTTGGTTGTTGCTACAAGCAGTACGCTAGCACGGTAAGATTGAAGGTACAACTACTTTCTCGACCTGCGGGAGGACCGATGACCGAGCAGTCCGCGAGCACGCCCATGGCCGAGCCGCCGTGGCTCACCGACGAGGAGCTCGCCGCCTGGATGCGGCTGGTGGCCCTGGTGGAGTTGCTGCCCGGCGTGCTGGACTCGCAGCTGCGCCGGGACGCCGGGCTCATGCACTTCGAGTACTACGTGCTCGCCATGCTCTCCGAGGCGCCGGGGCGGACGCTGCAGATGCGCGACCTGGCCGCCCGCACCAACGCCACCCTCCCCCGGCTCTCGCACGTGGTGCGCCGCCTCGAGGACCGCGGCCTGGTGACCCGCGCGCCCTGTCCCGACGACGGCCGGGCCACCAATGCGTCCCTCACCGAGGCAGGCTGGGCCAAGGTGCAGGAGACCGCCCCCGGCCACGCGGCCACCGTGCGCGAACACGTCATCGACGCGCTGGAGCCCGGGCAGGTGCGGCAGCTGCGGGAGATCGCGGGCCGGGTGCTGGCGCGGCTGGATCCCCAGGGGCGGATGGCCCCGGCCTATACCCGCTACGACGCGGCGGCCGACCGAGTGGCCGGTCGGCCGACCGGCCGGGGCGTCGACCAGTAGAGCGTCCGGAGGGCCCGCGGGGGCGTTCCTCCCCATGTCGGGAGCGAAGGGGTCATGGCCCGCATGCTTGGTGCCCTCGGGCATGGATGGGCCCCGGAGCCCAGGGAATGGTGCTCCGGGGCCGGGGGTCCGCAGGCCTGGGAAGGGGATTGCGGATCCTCCTGGGGCGGTGGGGCAGGGGTCCTGCCCTACCGCTCGAGGACGGCGACTAACCCGTGATCAGGATCGCCGGATCGGTGAACCCCGCGAAGGTCAGCGAGTACTCCCAGCTGATGGCGGTACCGGTGACCTCCGGGGTCCAGTTGGGGTTCGGGCACGAGAAGTCAGCCAGGAACTCCTCCGTGCTCGTTCCGGTCGCGGACTGCTCCGGGACGATCAGCCGGCCGTTCTTGGTGGAGGTGATCACGCTGCTGGTGGTCGTGGTCTCGGACTCCGTGAACGGCTCGACGATCTTGCTGTTGACGCCCGGGTTGTGGCAGACGCCGGTGAACGTGCTGGTGACCGACAGTGTCACGGTCGCGTTGGTGTTGCCCACGCCTGCGATCTGGGTGCCCGTACAGGAGACGGTGAGGCCGGTGAGGGTGCAGACCGGCTCGCCATAGCCCTTGACGTAGTGGGCCCCCTGGGGAGCGTTGGCGAAGTTCGTGGCTGCCTGGGCGGCAGCCGTGCCCACGGTGAGGGCGAACAGCATGGCCACGAACAGGGCCAGGGCGCGGCGAAGTGTGCGTTGCATTGTCCAGACTTTCTGCTGATGCCTTCGGCGCGACGCCGGAGGCAGTCGTACCAGGAGATCGCAGATCCGGCTCTCGCCGGTCCGTGTGCGCTCCGGAGGGCCTCTCCGGCCTCCGGGAGCCACCCGGCCGCAGTCCGCAGGGGGGGCTGCGCCTTTCGGGTCGGGCGAGCGACGAGCCGCGCCATGCCTGGACTGTCCTCGCCCTCACGAGGTCATGGCCGTCTCCGGCCGATGGCCCTGCTGACGTTGCCACCGGGGACGGTGGCAACACGCTGGAGCAGTGTCTCTTCGGACGAGGAGGCGAGTCGGTCGCGTGGACCGCTGGCGTCGCAGGGAACTGGGGTGGACACCCCAGCCGGTCTATCGCTGCGAGCGGGCCACTCGGGCCTCGGTTCCCCGTCAGGACAGGTCTAGCAGGCGGGAAAGAGGCGGCGCAAGACAAGGGAAACGCCCGATTGTCCTGACGGGATGGGCGCGGAGAAAAAGGGGGTCCAGCCTCTCGACACCACTATGGGCATAGGTATATGGTCGTTCCAGTCGTTGTGGTGTGGCTCACGTCGGGCCCCCCGAGACTCCACTGGAGAAAACCGAGAAAGGACCGTCTCCGATGACCGAGACCGTTGCCAACGCCAAGTCGCTGCAGGACGTTCTGGATGCCTCCGGCAACGTCGTCGACCGACTGCGCAACTCGCAGATCGGCGCCTACATCTACCCCGTCGTCGCCCCCGAGTTCTCCAACTGGCGCTCCGAGCAGCGCGCCTGGCGCGAGAGCGCCGTGCTGTTCGACCAGTCCCACCACATGGACAACCTGATCCTGCGCGGTCCGGACGCCATCAAGCTCATCTCGGACACCGCGATCAACTCGGTGGCCAAGTTCCCGGTCAACAAGGCCAAGCAGTACGTCCCCACCACGCCGGCGGGCCACGTCATCGGTGACGGCATCCTCTTCCGCCAGGAGGAGGAGGAGTACGTCTACGTCGGCCGCGCCCCCGTCACCAACTGGATGCTCTTCCAGGCCCAGCGCGGCGACTACAAGAACCTGGACATCGTCGAGGACCGCCGCTCCCCGTCCCGCCCGATGGGCAAGCCGGTCAAGCGCGAGTACTACCGCTTCCAGATCCAGGGCCCGCGCGCCTGGGAGATCATCGAGAAGCTCCACGGCGAGAGCCTGGAGCAGCTGAAGTTCTTCAGCATGGACTGGATGAACATCGGCGGCACCCAGGTCCGCACCCTGCGCCACGGCATGTCCGGCGCCCCGGGCCTGGAGATCTGGGGCCCGTACTCCGACTACGACCGGATCCGGGAGACCATCCTCGAGGCCGGCGCCGAGTTCGGGCTCGTCCCGGTCGGCTCGCGGGCCTACCCGTCCAACACGCTCGAGTCCGGCTGGATCCCGTCCCCGCTGCCGGCCATCTACACCGGTGACGGCATGCTGGCCGAGTACCGCCAGTGGCTCGGCGCCGACTCCTACGAGGCCAACAACGCCGTGGCGGGCTCGTTCGTCTCGGACGACATCGAGGACTACTACCTCAACCCGTGGGAGCTGGGCTACGGCAACTTCGTGAAGTTCGACCACGACTTCATCGGCCGCGAGGCCCTCGAGAAGATCGACCCGGCCGCCCAGCGCAAGAAGGTCACCCTGGCCTGGGACGGCGAGGACCTGAAGCGCATCCAGGGCTCGCTGTACGACCTGGACGGGCCGACCTACAAGTACTTCGACCTGCCGCTGGCCAACTACGGCTCCTCGAACTTCGACAAGGTGATCGACGACGACGGCAACGTCGTGGGCCTGTCCATGTTCACCGGCTACTCGGCCAACGAGCGCCGGGGGCTGTCCCTGGCGACCATCAACCCGGACGTGCCCGAGGGCGCCCGGCTGAAGGTCGTCTGGGGCGAGGAGGACGGCGGCACGAAGAAGACCACCGTCGAGCCCCACGAGCAGACCGAGGTCAACGTCACCGTCTCGCCGGTGCCGTACTCGGCCGTGGCCCGCGAGTCCTACCACGAGGGCTGGCGCACCGCCGGTGCGAAGGGCTGACATCGGCTGACCCGCACCGGGCTGCCCGGGCGGGCCCGCCCCCAGCACGACGGCGGCGCCTCCTCCCAGCGGGAGGGGGCGCCGGCGTCGTGCTGGGGTGAGGTCCCTCCGGCGAGCTCGGGCACGGGGCGCACCGCGGGCGCCGCACCGCAGGCCGACATCCCGTCCCCACCCCAGCGCGGTGGATCATGCCCCGATGGACACATGCCTCCCGAGTGCCGGCATGATCCGTCCATCCGGGCATGGTGGACCTGGCGGTCGCCCCGGGCCGTCGCCGGGGCGGTGCCGGGTCGCCGCCGAGGGTGGACGGGCGCGTCGTCCACACCGACGGGGAAGGGGAGCTTCGTCCCCCGCCGCGATCGACTGGGCTGGGCGTATGACGACGCCGAGCCGTGAGGGCAGGGCACCACGCGCGGGCCTCTACGGACGGCACCCCGTGGAGCTCCGGGACGACGGCACCCTCCTGGCCTGGACCATCCCGATGATCCTCTCCGACCGCTGCGGAGCGCCGGCCCAGGACCCCCGCCGGTTGTCCCGCGCCGTGGACCGGGGGGACCTGGTGCGCGTGCGGCCCGGGGCCTACGCGGACCGCACGGCGTGGAACTCGGCCTATCCCCTGAGCCGGTACCTGGCCACGGTGCTCGCCATCGCCGCCTCCCGGCGCTCGGGTCCCGCCGTCTTCTGCCGGGAGGCGGCTCTGGTGCTCCACGGGATCGGCGTCTGGTCGTGTCCGCGGGAGGTCAGCGTGCGGGCCGGCCGGGTGGGATCATCGGGCACGCGGCGACCGCGTCCCGCGGCCGGATCGACGCACGCCCCCTTCGCGGAGCGGCACCGCCTCTGGCCGCGGGCCCGGGACGCTGCCGGCACCGTGCCGGCGGATGATGCCGTGGAGCTGGTGCTGGGCGGCGTCCGGTTGCGGGTCGAACGTCTCGACCTCGTGCTGGCGGACACGATTCCCCACGTGGTGCCGGCCGAGGCCGCGGCGGTCCTGGACGCCTTGCTGGCCGGCAGGCCCAGCGGGCTCCGGAAGGCAGGCGTCCCGGCTGCAAGACCGTGGGAACTGGAGGAACTGCTGTCCGTGGGAAGGCTGTGCACGTCCGGCGCGGCGACGGACCGCTTCCGGAATCGGGCGCTGTTCGCGACCGCCGGCACCGAGTCGCCCGGGGAATCCGTCAGCAGGTCGGTCATCCGCGACCTGGGGTTCGAGGTTCCCGAGACCCAGCACCGGGTCCATGACGGCCACGGGGGACTGCTGGGCATCACGGACTTCTGGTGGAGGGGGGCCGCCATCGTCGGGGAGTACGACGGAATGGGGAAGTACCTCGGGCGGCGCAGCTACTCCGGCCTGCCTCCGGAACAGGTCATCGCCCGGGAGAGGCGCCGCGAGGACGCCATCTGCGACCAGGGGCTGACGATGGTCCGTTGGCTCGCCGAGGACCTCAGGCGCCCCGCCCTGCTGGAGGCGAAGCTGGTGCGGGCCGGGGTGCCCCGAGCCACGCGCCGACCTGTGAGGGAGCGGGCAGGGGCGGGAGCAGGGGCACGGGACTGACTACAGGGCAGCCGGAGGTCCAGGGCATTCAGGCCAGGATGGACATCTCCCCGCGGATCGCCGCCCTGGATCGTCCCTCCCATGATGATTCGAGGTCTGCGCCCACGCGGGTCGCCGTCCGGACTCCGCTCCGCATCCCCTAGATGCAGTACTCCGGGGCCGGCCAGAAGGCGACGTCGGGGTGCTCCGTGAAGCGGTACCCGTGGCCGCGCTCCGTGCGCACGGTGCCGGCCAGGCGGCCCAGCTTGGTGCGCAGCCGGCGGACGTGCACGTCGATGGTCCGCTCGTTCGGCACCTCGTGGGCGTCCTTCCACAGCGTCTCGAGCAGCTCGTCCCGGCCGATGATCCGTCCGCTGTTCTCCACGAGGACGTTGAGCAGCTCGAACTCCTTGTGGGTCAGCCGCACCCGCTCCCCGTCCAGCCGCACCTCGCGGCGCGGCAGGTCGATGAGGATCCCCGGGACGGCCGGGGGGCGTTCGGGCTCCGGGGCGGGGGAGGGCGCCTGGGCCTGCACCAGTTCGGCGCGGAGCCCGGGCGGGGCGGTGGGGTCGCCCAGCGCCCGGCGCACGACGTCCACGTCCGCACCGGGCGTGCCGCTCGGCACGATCGCGACGGCGGCGGCAACCTCCGCGCCCGGGACCACGGCCTCGACGTGGCGGCGCAGCTCCGTGGCCAGCCGGGCCAGGCTGGTCCCCGCGGCCGAGGCCGCCGCCTCGGTCATGCCGACGTGGAGCACGAAGCCGCGGGCCTCGACCTGCGGGGCGGGCCGGAGGGTGGGGTCTGGGACCGCGGCGAGCGCTGGGCGGGCCTGCATCGGGACGGCCTGCAGGGCGCTCGTGCGGTGGGGGCGGCTCCGGTCCAGGCGACGGGGGCCGGAGTAGGGGAGCGAGGTGCGGCGCTGGGGGATGGCGGTCATGCGGAGGGTCCTTGGGTCGCCTCCCATGGGGGCCGAGGCCGAGGGAGCCGATCGGTTCACGATCGTGTCCGCCGTCGACGGCCCACACGGGAGCCGGCTCGGACGGACCGCCGGCGGGATCGCCGGACTGGCCCGGCCCGAGGGGTGTTGTCCGGGTCACGGTTTCTGCGTTCCAGAATCCGGAATCCCGGAGGTGCCCCGCAAGTAAGTTAAGTCACACTCGCTAACCCAGTTGTCAGGCGGATCAATGCCATACCGCCTGCGTATGAATGGGCGTCGCGGGCTAGGGGTTTACCGGGGTGGGGACAGGGGAATGCTGACCCCGTGACCTTTCGTGACCTCCCGTGAACCCTCGTGACCCGCCGGTGCCTGCCTGGGCCCCCGGGCGCGGGACGGGCCCGGGCGCCTGTGGGTGCCCCGGGGCGACGGGCCGTGGTGCCTGGCGGTCGCCCGAAGGGCGCGGCGGGCCCGGGCCCCCCTCGGCGGCCCGGGCCCGGTGGCGGGGGTGGATCAGTGCTTGCGCTGGTACTCCGCGATCCACTCGGCGGTGGCCCGCATCCCGCCGAAGGTGTAGAAGTGCAGCTTCACGTCCCCGTGCGCAGGGGTCATGGCCTGGTCCAGGGCGGTGATGAGCTTGTCCGGCCCGGCGGTGCCGAGGAGGTTGGTCAGGGAGAAGCCGTACTTCTTGGCGATGCCGGCCGAGGTGGAGACGCCGAAGCGGCTCGCGTACGTCAGCAGCCGCTTGATGCCGGCCGGTCCCGGCACGCCCACGCGGATCGGCAGGTCCACGCCACGGCGGCGGACCTCCTCGATCCAGTGCACGATCGGGTCCACGTCGAAGCCGAACTGCGTGAGGATCGTGCCGTTGAGGCCCTGCTCCTTCAGCGAGGCGTTCTTGCGCTCCAGGGCGTCCCACAGCTGGCCCTCGGAGATGTCCGGGTGGCCCTCGGGGTAGCCGGCGATCGAGACGTCGGTGAAGCCATGGTCCTTGAACAGGCCCGTCTGGATGACGTCCAGCGAGGAGGCGTAGGGGCCCATCGGCTCGGACGGGTCCCCGCCCACGGAGAAGGCGTGCGTGGCGCCCACCTGCTCGCGCAGGGCGGTGAGGAACTCCTCGAGCTCCGCGCGGGAGGTGAGCCGGCGGGCCGAGATGTGGGGGACGGGCACGAAGCCGAGGTCGCGGGCGGCCGTGGAGGCCTTCACGCGCATGGACAGGTCCTCGTTGCCGAGGAAGGTCACGTTGATGCGGGTGCCCTGCGGGATGGCGGGGGCGGCCTCGCGCAGGGACTCGATGTCCTTGTCCTTGCCGGTCATCTCCAGCGAGGGCTCGGTCATGACGGTCTGGCGGCCGGTGGCGGGGGTCGTGTTCATCGCATGGTCCTCGGGGGTCGGGAGGGCGGCCTGCCGGCGGCGGCCGGAGCAGGCGCGCGTGGTCTCGGTCACACTGCCGAGCACGAGACTAATATAACTATCCCGATAGGTATAGGGGTGATCCCCAGCGGTCATCGCCCGGGGTTGAGCCCCCGGTCCGCGTACGGCGCCATCCACCGCTTGCGCAGGGACACCAAGCGGAAGGTGAACACGGCCACCATGACGAGCCCGGCGGTGAGCACGTTGAACCACCCCAGCCACCACAGCAGGGAGGTGAGCCCGGCGCCGAACAGGGCCGGCACCGCATACAGGCCCCGCGGGTTGAAGATCTCCGGCACCTCGTTGGCCACCACGTCCCGCAGCAGCCCGCCCACCACGGCCGTGCTCATCCCCAGGAGCACGGCCATGACCGGGGTGATGCCCGCCGCCAGCGCGGTCCGCGCGCCGGTGACGCAGAACAGGGCCAGCCCCGCGGCGTCGAACACGAGCAGCGTCCGGCGCATGCGGTCGTGCCGCACCATCCGGGCGTAGACCACGGCGGCGGCGAGCGTCGGCGGGATCAGGTACAGCGGGTTGGAGAACGCGTTGGGCACGGACTGGTTGATGATCAGGTCCCGCACCACGCCCCCGCCGAGCCCGGCGAGGAAGGCCAGGAACAGCGAGCCGACGATGTCGAAGTGCCGCCGCGCGGCGAGCAGCGAGCCCGAGACCGCGAAGAAGAACACGCCCAGCAGGTCCAGGACCAGCAGTGCCGTCGGCAGGGCGTCCTCCAGCTGCTGGACCACCGGGCCGAGCTCGTTCGAGGGCGTGGGCAACTCCGGCGAGGGGCTCGCCGCCCGCCACAGTGACCACAGGGACAGGGTGATCACTCAGGCCTCCTCGGGTCCGGACCTGTCGCTCAGACGCCCCGCGCCAGCTCCTCGGCCAGCCCGGTGTAGGAGGCGGGGGTGAGCGCCATCAGGCGCGCCTCGGCGTCGGGCTCCAGGCCCAGCCCCGCCACGAACTCGCGCATCCGCGCCCCGTCCACGCGGTGGCCGCGGGTGAGCTCCTTGAGCCGCTCGTAGGGGTCGTCCATGCCCTCCACGCCGGCGATCGCCTGCGCGCGCATGACGGTCTGCACGGCCTCGCCGAGGACCTCCCAGTTCGCGTCCAGGTCTCCCTCCAACACGGGCTCCGCGACCTTGAGCTGCTTCATGCCCTTGGTGACGTTGGACAGGGCCAGCACCGAGTGGCCCAGGGCCACGCCGATGTTGCGCTGCGAGGTGGAGTCGGTCAGGTCGCGCTGCCATCGGGACTCCACGAGGGTGGCGCCGAGGGAGTCCAGCAGGGCGTTGGACAGCTCGAGGTTGGCCTCGGCGTTCTCGAAGCGGATCGGGTTGACCTTGTGCGGCATGGTCGAGGAGCCGGTGGCGCCGGCCACCGGGATCTGCGCGAAGTAGCCGATGGAGATGTAGCTCCACACGTCCACGCAGAACCCGTGCAGGATGCGGTTGAACCGGGCGACGTCCGCGTACAGCTCCGCCTGCCAGTCATGGGACTCGATCTGCGTGGTCAGCGGGTTCCACGTCAGCCCCAGGTGCTCCACGAACGTGCGGGAGACCTCCGGCCAGTCGGCGTCCGGCGCCGCGGACAGGTGCGCGGCGTAGGTGCCGGTGGCGCCGTTGATCTTGCCCAGGTACTCCTGGCGCTCGATCCGGGCGAGCTGGCGCTCGAGCCGGAACACGAACACCGCGATCTCCTTGCCCAGCGTGGTGGGCGTGGCCGGCTGGCCGTGGGTGCGGGAGAGCATGGGGATCCCCGCCGCGCTCGCGGCCAGCTCCCGCAGGGTCCCGACGGCGGCGCGGGCGGCCGGCAGCCACACGTCCACGACCGCGTCCCGCACGCCCACGGCGTAGGAGAGGTTGTTGATGTCCTCCGAGGTGCACGCGAAGTGCACCAGCGGCTTGAGGTGGCCCAGCCCCAGGCCCTCCAGGCGCCGGCCGATGTAGTACTCCACCGCCTTGACGTCGTGCACGGTCACGGCCTCGATCTCGGCCAGTTCCGCCACGCCCTCGGGGCCGAAGTCCGTGACGATCGCGCGCAGGCCGTTCTCCTGCTCGGCGGTGAGCGCGGCCAGCCCGGGCAGGACCTGGCGGCGGGAGAGGTGGATGAACCACTCGACCTCCACGTGCAGCCGGTTCCGGTTCAGCGCGGCCTCCGAGAGGTGGTCCGCCAGGGGCGCGACGGCGGCCCTGTAGCGTCCGTCGAGCGGGCCCAGCGGGATGCCGGCCTCGGCGAGGGACTGGCGGGCCGGCGCCGGGGCGGCGGCGGTCGTGGCGGACTGCGGGGACTGCGGCGCGGGGGAGTCAGGCATGGCCACCATTCTTCCACCCCGGGGAGCCGTCCTCCGCTGTTCGCGAAGCCCCTTCCGCAACCCCTATGCCGTGAGGGACCATCGAAGATGGTGCCGCCGTCCCCGCGGCGCCACCCTTCCTGAAGGAGAGAGACCATCATGACTGCGACCGCAGAGACCACCGCCGCCACGTTCGCCGGGCAGCCCATGAACGTGCAGTTCATCGCCGGTTCCTGGCGGGAGGGCCGGTCGGAGCGGGTGAACACGGACACCAACCCGTTCGACGACCAGGTGGTGGCCGAGATCCGCCAGGCCTCGGCCGAGGACCTGGACGAGGCCTACCGGGCGGCGCAGGCCGCCCAGGCCGAGTGGGCCGGGCTGGCCCCGGTCAAGCGCCGGGAGGTGATGCTCAAGGCCGCGCAGCTGCTGGAGGACCGCCGCCAGGAGATCGTCCAGTGGCTGGTCAAGGAGTCCGGGTCCACGGTGATCAAGGCCAACACCGAGGTGTCCCTGGCCATCGGGATCACCCATGAGGCGGCCTCGTTCCCCACCCGGGTGCACGGCACGATCCATCCCTCGAACACCCCGGACCGGGAGATGCGGGTCTACCGCACCCCGGTGGGCGTGGTCGGGGTGATCAGCCCGTGGAACTTCCCGCTGCACCTGTCCCAGCGCTCGGTGGCCCCGGCCCTGGCCCTGGGCAACGCCGTGGTGATCAAGCCGGCCAGCGACACCCCGGTCACCGGGGGCCTGCTGATCGCCCGGATCTTCGAGGAGGCCGGGCTGCCGGCCGGGGTGCTGTCCGTGGTGGTGGGGGCCGGCTCGGAGATCGGGGACGCGTTCGTGGCCCACCCGGTGCCGCGGCTGATCTCCTTCACCGGGTCCACCCCGGTGGGCCAGCAGGTGGGCACCGTGGCCACCGGCGGGGAGCACCTGAAGAAGGTGT
This genomic window from Citricoccus sp. SGAir0253 contains:
- a CDS encoding aldehyde dehydrogenase family protein, whose product is MTATAETTAATFAGQPMNVQFIAGSWREGRSERVNTDTNPFDDQVVAEIRQASAEDLDEAYRAAQAAQAEWAGLAPVKRREVMLKAAQLLEDRRQEIVQWLVKESGSTVIKANTEVSLAIGITHEAASFPTRVHGTIHPSNTPDREMRVYRTPVGVVGVISPWNFPLHLSQRSVAPALALGNAVVIKPASDTPVTGGLLIARIFEEAGLPAGVLSVVVGAGSEIGDAFVAHPVPRLISFTGSTPVGQQVGTVATGGEHLKKVSLELGGNAPLVVLDDADVDAAVGQAVPGAFLHSGQICMSVNRIIVQAPVYDEFLAKFTAAASAVPFGDPSAEGTLVGPVVNDSQLEGLKKKIAGAKDAGATVAVSGEIAGRVVPPHVFADVTPDMEIAREEIFGPMVAILKAEDEEHALELANDHVYGLSSAVFTQDLDRGVRFAQRVKAGMTFVNEMTVQDEAHVAFGGERNSGLGRFNGEWAIEEFTTAHTIGVTRL